The Algoriphagus sanaruensis genome window below encodes:
- a CDS encoding (2Fe-2S)-binding protein, producing MTKLTINGNEFDVQTENGVPLLWVIREQCGLTGTKFGCGIAQCGACTVHLDGQPIRSCITPASTAEGKNVTTIEGIASENKTLHIVQQAWIEEQTPQCGYCQSGQIMSAVALLNEHPIPTDEQIDEAMSGNICRCGMYGRIRSAIKRASEAIQSSTL from the coding sequence ATGACCAAACTGACTATAAACGGAAATGAATTCGACGTTCAAACTGAGAACGGCGTGCCTTTACTTTGGGTAATCCGGGAACAATGCGGATTGACAGGAACAAAATTTGGATGCGGCATCGCACAATGTGGAGCATGTACGGTTCATTTGGACGGTCAGCCCATTCGTTCTTGCATAACTCCAGCCTCAACCGCCGAAGGTAAAAACGTAACAACTATAGAGGGAATCGCCTCAGAAAATAAAACACTTCATATTGTCCAACAAGCTTGGATTGAAGAGCAAACACCTCAATGCGGGTATTGTCAATCTGGCCAAATCATGTCAGCTGTGGCACTTTTAAATGAGCATCCAATTCCCACTGATGAACAAATCGATGAAGCTATGTCAGGAAATATCTGCAGATGTGGCATGTACGGAAGAATTAGATCTGCCATCAAACGTGCATCGGAAGCCATTCAATCTTCAACACTTTAA
- a CDS encoding DUF3500 domain-containing protein, with the protein MKNLILILFFSFSIAMSCYAQDAALVKTKVSKFLTTLSEDQAKQVLISMEDSARTNWTNLPLGLAPRAGLRYGDLSENSKIAFHKVLSSILSSQGYLKTFAIMQVDDILHELFEIQFQQGKVNERSMEFIRKLNWDYGNYYLAIAGHPDEDVWGLKFEGHHLSLNITAAGDLISMTPLFMGSDPALVEATQYAGLRPLSKEEDYGFWLINALDETQKAKATLSEKVPGDIITSPDRPQWLEEFRGIKGSELNDGQQKILHYLIEEYIGNLDHQKAEEYLSKLHKSGMESIYFAWIGSYEPMKAHYYIIHSPDFLIEYDNVGFLDNANHIHSIWREKGNDFGDDILKKHRLEHKH; encoded by the coding sequence ATGAAAAATCTCATTTTGATTTTGTTTTTCAGTTTTAGTATCGCTATGTCATGCTACGCTCAAGATGCTGCTTTAGTGAAAACCAAAGTCTCCAAATTCTTGACCACGCTTTCAGAAGACCAAGCAAAGCAGGTCTTGATCAGCATGGAAGATAGTGCAAGGACCAATTGGACCAATCTACCCTTGGGACTTGCTCCTCGAGCTGGATTACGGTACGGTGACCTTTCCGAGAATAGCAAAATTGCGTTTCATAAAGTGTTGAGCTCCATTTTAAGCTCCCAAGGATATTTAAAGACCTTTGCTATCATGCAAGTAGACGACATCTTGCATGAACTTTTTGAGATCCAATTTCAGCAAGGAAAAGTGAATGAGCGGAGTATGGAGTTTATTCGAAAGCTGAATTGGGATTATGGAAATTATTACTTGGCGATTGCTGGACATCCCGACGAGGACGTTTGGGGACTAAAGTTTGAAGGACATCACCTTTCGCTTAACATCACAGCAGCTGGAGACCTAATTTCTATGACTCCACTATTTATGGGTTCCGATCCGGCCTTAGTTGAGGCTACACAATATGCAGGCCTACGTCCCCTAAGCAAGGAAGAAGATTATGGGTTTTGGCTGATCAATGCTTTGGATGAGACTCAAAAGGCCAAAGCTACCTTAAGCGAAAAAGTGCCCGGAGACATTATAACTAGCCCTGATCGACCTCAATGGCTAGAAGAATTCCGAGGAATCAAAGGCTCTGAACTCAATGATGGCCAGCAAAAAATCCTCCACTATCTAATCGAAGAATACATTGGAAATTTGGATCATCAAAAAGCAGAAGAATACTTAAGCAAGCTTCACAAGAGCGGAATGGAATCAATTTATTTCGCATGGATCGGGAGTTATGAACCGATGAAGGCGCATTATTACATCATTCATAGTCCTGATTTTTTGATCGAATATGACAATGTTGGATTCCTGGATAACGCCAACCACATCCATAGTATTTGGAGAGAAAAAGGAAATGATTTTGGAGACGATATCCTTAAAAAACACCGATTAGAGCACAAGCATTAA
- a CDS encoding xanthine dehydrogenase family protein molybdopterin-binding subunit, translating to MKKWTRRAFIGTGVLASGTLVLGIAIRPGNRASKVAGLIASAEETVMNIWLKIAPDNTITAIIPHAEMGQGIHTALAMMLADEMEADWEKVKIQEAPAEKEYANYSVAKGFIAGNAHFPKFLEETIDGVFLTAVKSLNFQITGGSASVRFTGQDAMRIAGASAKEMLLQAAANSWNVPVEELIAEKSTISHPKSNRTASFGDLAPQAAKVSTPSNPKLKTQEEFKLMGTSQPRIDIPAKVTGEAKFGIDVQVPGMKYATLKTAPVFGSKVKSVDTTIPSNSAGIHKIINLGDAVAVIADGYWQTKIALDTLPISFESTAEDKLNQEEILANYRKAMEEDLANGNLELHHKRGDTELSLQEAKVLLEAEYQLPFLAHATMEPMNCTAWVQEGKCEIWCGSQNPLGAKATVAEILDLDLDQVIIHNQLLGGGFGRRSETDVIKQAVLIAKEVDFPVKLIWSREEDLQHDVYREATISRLKAGLDESGLPVAYSHQFIFKHHPPEAADIPYAVPNQLIQYSSPKSHVPWGNWRSVDHSTHGFVTESFIDEMAHSAKQDPLLYRKNLIKDKSRLLAVLDLAQEKSNWGSALPANWGRGIAIGESFGSVVAEVAEVEVTLEGKVKVHRVICVADPGFAINPDGFKAQMESGIIYGLAAAMTGEITIENGAVAQGNFHNYPVTRMHEAPKIETYIINSGNPPGGAGEPSTPLIAPAVTNAIFAAVGIRIRQLPITKTDLRISIRQTS from the coding sequence ATGAAAAAATGGACTAGAAGGGCCTTCATTGGTACGGGAGTATTGGCAAGTGGAACATTGGTCTTGGGAATAGCGATTCGCCCGGGAAATCGCGCTTCAAAAGTTGCAGGTTTAATTGCTTCCGCTGAAGAAACAGTGATGAATATTTGGCTTAAAATCGCTCCTGACAATACCATCACGGCAATTATTCCTCATGCTGAAATGGGCCAAGGGATTCATACCGCATTGGCTATGATGCTTGCAGATGAAATGGAGGCAGATTGGGAGAAAGTAAAAATCCAAGAAGCTCCTGCAGAAAAAGAATATGCAAACTATTCTGTGGCCAAAGGCTTTATTGCAGGAAATGCTCATTTTCCCAAATTCTTGGAAGAGACTATAGATGGTGTATTTCTGACGGCTGTAAAGTCACTTAATTTTCAAATTACAGGCGGAAGTGCATCAGTCAGATTTACCGGTCAGGATGCCATGCGAATCGCAGGAGCTTCAGCCAAAGAAATGCTTCTTCAAGCGGCTGCAAATTCCTGGAATGTGCCAGTTGAAGAATTAATAGCCGAAAAGAGTACTATTTCCCATCCGAAGTCCAACCGGACTGCCAGCTTTGGGGACCTTGCCCCTCAGGCAGCCAAGGTTAGCACACCTTCGAATCCCAAGCTAAAAACGCAGGAAGAATTTAAGCTGATGGGGACTTCCCAGCCTAGAATAGATATCCCTGCAAAGGTGACAGGTGAGGCAAAATTTGGGATAGATGTACAGGTTCCGGGAATGAAATATGCCACACTTAAAACCGCTCCGGTTTTTGGAAGTAAGGTAAAATCTGTGGATACCACTATCCCTTCAAACTCAGCTGGGATTCACAAAATAATCAACCTCGGCGATGCGGTAGCTGTGATAGCGGATGGGTATTGGCAAACGAAAATCGCACTTGATACACTTCCAATCTCTTTTGAATCGACAGCTGAGGATAAACTGAATCAAGAAGAAATCCTGGCCAACTATCGAAAAGCCATGGAGGAAGATTTGGCTAATGGAAATTTAGAACTTCATCATAAACGAGGTGATACTGAACTCTCACTTCAAGAGGCTAAAGTCTTATTGGAAGCTGAATATCAACTTCCCTTTCTGGCCCATGCGACCATGGAACCTATGAATTGTACTGCCTGGGTACAAGAAGGAAAATGTGAAATCTGGTGTGGGAGTCAAAATCCGCTCGGCGCCAAAGCCACTGTAGCAGAAATCCTGGATTTGGATTTGGACCAAGTGATCATTCACAATCAGCTTTTGGGTGGAGGATTCGGACGACGATCTGAAACAGATGTGATCAAACAAGCCGTTTTGATTGCCAAAGAGGTTGATTTCCCCGTAAAATTGATTTGGTCCAGAGAAGAAGATCTCCAACATGATGTATATCGTGAAGCCACCATCAGTAGATTAAAAGCGGGATTGGACGAATCTGGACTTCCCGTTGCCTATTCCCACCAATTTATTTTTAAACATCACCCACCAGAAGCTGCCGATATTCCTTATGCAGTACCCAATCAATTGATTCAATATTCCAGTCCAAAATCCCATGTACCTTGGGGGAATTGGCGAAGTGTAGACCATTCTACCCATGGATTTGTGACTGAGTCATTTATTGATGAAATGGCTCATTCGGCAAAACAAGATCCACTTCTTTACCGAAAAAATCTGATCAAGGATAAATCTAGACTTCTGGCTGTTTTAGACTTAGCTCAGGAAAAATCAAATTGGGGATCAGCACTTCCGGCCAATTGGGGTAGAGGGATAGCAATCGGTGAATCCTTCGGCTCCGTAGTCGCAGAAGTTGCAGAAGTAGAAGTCACCTTAGAAGGAAAAGTGAAAGTTCACCGGGTAATTTGCGTGGCAGACCCAGGGTTTGCTATTAATCCTGATGGCTTCAAAGCTCAAATGGAAAGTGGAATAATTTACGGTTTAGCAGCAGCTATGACCGGTGAAATCACCATCGAAAATGGAGCAGTGGCTCAAGGAAATTTTCACAATTACCCGGTAACGCGAATGCATGAAGCCCCAAAAATTGAAACCTATATTATCAATTCAGGTAATCCTCCAGGTGGGGCTGGAGAACCTAGCACCCCGCTCATTGCTCCGGCTGTGACCAATGCCATATTTGCTGCAGTAGGAATCCGAATCCGTCAATTACCGATTACGAAAACCGATTTACGGATATCAATTCGACAAACGAGTTGA